In the Mycolicibacter minnesotensis genome, CCGAGGAGGCGCTGCGGATGGGCTTGATCTTCGCGGTCTGCGAGCCTGACGAGCTTGACAGCGAAGCCCGGCGTCATGCGGAAGTCCTTGCTTCTCGGCCTATTTCGAGCCTGATGGCGGTCAAGAGCGCAATGGTCGAGCCGACGCGGGCCGAGACGCTGGCTGCCGTCGAACGGGAGAATGCCTTCTTCGCCGAGCTCTTGGGCGCCCAGGCCAACGCGGATGCGCTGGCCGAATTCACCGGGCACAGGGGCGGCGGGTCAGTGTGATCCCACCGGGCTGATGTCGAGTGCCAGGCGGTGCAGTGCATCGCTGTCGACAGTGGGTCTGGCGGCCAGGGTGGCTTCGATGATGTCCCGCACGGTGCAGCGGCACCGGCCACAATCTCCGCCCGCCCCGCACATCGCGGCAACCTCTTTCGACGTGCAGGCGCCGGCGGCGACGGCATCGGACACCATCTGGTTGGTGGCTCCGACACACAGGCATACATACATGGCCCGCCCCTACCGGCCGTCGCCCGCGGGCGCCATCAGGTCGATAGCGGCGGCGAACTTGCCGACGAAGGGGCGGGGGTAACCGCCGCTGCCGTTGCCCGCCATCCACTCCGCGGCGGAGTCCGGGTGGTCGTTGAATCGTTGTGCACTTGCCGCGCTGTCGAATTCCAGCAGCGTCATCACCTCATGTCCGTCATCGACTGCCTGATAGACCCACACTTTGCGCACCCCGGCGGCGGCGAACCTGTCGAGCCCGACATGGACCTTGGCCATCAGTTCCGCGGGGTCGGCCACCGTGGCAACCGCACCGACGATCACCTCCGTACCGCCCTGCTCGGAGTCGGACTGGGCCAGGTTGATCTTTTCTCGAACCTCACCGGCGAAGATCGCCGGCAGATCGTTGACCCCCGAGCGGTCGAACCACTCGAAAACGGCGGGGGAGCGAAGCAACTCCTTGACCGAGGCCCGGTGCCGCAGACCGATCGTGACCAAGACCCGGTTGGGCTCTGACTCCGAGGTGTACAGCACGGCATGGCGGGCGCCCAGACCCCGCAGCGGGGAATGGTCGTGCTCGATCAGCGACCAGGTCCGGTCGACATCGTCGACGCGGTAGTCCAGCGCCAGCACCAGCGAATGCGGATCATTGCCCTGCGAGAATCCGCCGCCCGAAATGCCGACACGATTGCCAGGCGAAGCGAGTCTCATGTTAGTAGAGTCTAACCTAAGTAAAGCGCACCTTCCATGGGTCTGGCAGCGGCCGGCGATCAGGAAATCGCCCGGAGGCCCGAAGGCGGTGCGGCGATTCGACGCGCCGAGACCCGGGTAAACATCTCCCCGTAGCCGGTGGCCTGCACTAGATTGAGATTCGGCGCGTCACGGCGATCATCACTGTTCCGCCCGTCGCGGCCGGCATGCGAGGTTCTTCACACCAGAGGAGAGATCATGCAAGGCGACCCCGAGGTTCTCAAGCTGCTCAACGACCAGCTGACCAGTGAGCTCACCGCGATCAACCAGTACTTCCTCCACGCGAAGATGCAGGACAACTGGGGTTTCACCGAGCTGGCCGGGCACACCCGTGAAGAGTCGATGGAGGAGATGCGCCACGCCGAGGCGGTCACCGACCGGATTCTCATGCTCGGCGGCCTGCCGAACTACCAGCGGATCGGGTCCCTGCGCATCGGGCAGACCCTGCGCGAGCAGTTCGAGAGCGACCTGGCGCTGGAGATCGACGTGCTCAACCGATTGCGGCCCGGCATCGTCATGTGCCGGGACAAGCAGGACAGCACCACCGCCAAGATTCTGGAGACCATCCTCGTCGACGAGGAGTCCCACATCGATCACCTGGAAACCCAACTGGAGCTGATGGACAAGCTCGGCGACGCGCTGTATTCCGCGCAGTGCGTCGCCCGGCCGCCCTCGTGAGTGGCTGAGCCGGGCGCAGCGGGGCGCCACCGCTGATCGAGCGGCCACCGTCGAAGGAAAGGTGCGTATGACCGAAACGCCGGTCGCCGACGACGTGCGACCCGCGCCGGTCAGCCCGCACCGCCGCAACCTGATCTTCCTGGCGATTGTCTTCGGCCTACTGATGGCCGCGCTGGACCAGACCATCGTTGCGACAGCCCTGCCCACGATCGTGTCGGATCTGGGCAACGCCGGCCATCAGTCCTGGGTCGTCACCAGCTACCTGCTGATGTCGACCATCGCCACGATCCTGGCCGGCAAACTCGGTGACCTGTTCGGCCGCAAGCGGGTGTTCCAAACCGCGGTGGTGTGCTTCGTCGCCGGCTCGGTGTTGTGCGGCATGGCCACGTCCATGGGAATGCTGGTTGGGTCCAGGGCCTTGCAAGGTCTCGGCGGTGGCGCGATCACCGTCACCGCCGCCGCACTCATCGGCCAAGTGATCCCCCTGCGGGACCGAGGCCGCTACCAGGGCATGCTCGGCGCGGTCTTCGGCGTCACCACAGTGATCGGACCGCTGCTGGGTGGTTACGTCACCGATTACCTCACCTGGCGGTGGGCGTTCTGGATCAATCTGCCGATCTCGGTGGTGGTGTTGGTCGTGGCCGGGGTGGCGATCCCGGCCCTGGCGGGGCACGCCAAACCCGTCATCGACTACGCCGGGATCGTGTTGATCGGCGCGGGCGCCACCGGATTGACGCTCGCCACCAGCTGGGGTGGCACGCGTTACGCCTGGGGGTCAGCGGTGATTATCGGCCTGTTCGTCGGCTCGGCAGCCGCACTCGCCGTGTTCGTGTGGGTGGAAAGCCGGGCCGCGGCGCCCATCCTGCCGACCCGGCTGTTCGCCGACCCGGTGTTCGCCGTGTGCTGCGTCCTGGCGTTCGTCGTGGGCTTCGCGATGCTGGGTGCACTCACCTTCCTTCCCACCTTCATGCAGTACGTCGACGGGGTCTCGGCCATCACGTCCGGCCTGCGCACGCTGCCCATGGTGGTGGGCATGCTGGTGACCTCCACCGGCAGCGGCGCCCTGGTCGGACGCACCGGCCGCTACAAGATCTTCCCGGTGGTCGGTACGGCCCTGATGACGATCGCCTTCGCGTTGATGTCGCAGATGGACGCGGCCACGCCGGCGCTGGTTCAGTCGGTCTACCTGCTCATCCTGGGCGCCGGGATCGGGCTGTCGATGCAAGTCCTCGTCCTGGTCGTGCAGAACACGTCCAGTTTCGCCGACCTCGGTGTAGCGACATCCGGAGTCACGTTCTTCCGGACCATCGGCAGCTCGTTCGGTGCCGCCGTATTCGGGTCACTGTTCGTGAACTTCCTGGCCCACCGGCTGGGCCCGGCGCTGCGCAGCGCTGGGCTGGCCGCCGGTGCGGCCGACTCGCCCGAGGCCGTGCGCCGGTTGTCGCCCCAGCAGGCGGAACCGATCGTGGCGGCCTACGCCGACGCGCTCGGGCAGGTGTTCCTGTGCGCCGCGCCGGTCGCGCTGCTCGGCTTCGTGCTGGCCCTGTTTCTGCGCGAGGTTCCGCTCAAGGAGTTGCACGACAATGCGGTCGACCTCGGTGACGGGTTCGGCATGCCCACCACCGCGTCCTCCGACGAGCTGTTGGAGAAGGCGGTCGGTCGACTCCTGCACAACGAGCCCGGGATGCGGCTGCGTTCCATCGCGCTGCGCCCCGACTGCCAGCTCGACGTCGCGGGTCTGTGGACGGTCCTGCGCATCTACCGCTACACGCAGGTGTTTCGGACCGCGCGGCTCAGCGACATCGGCACGCGCCTGCGGGTGCCCTACGAAATCCTCGAGCCCACCGTCGATCGGCTGGTGGAACAGGGTTATGCGCTGCGCGACGGCGATCACCTGGGACTCACCCGCGCGGGTCTGCGTCAGGTCGGGTTCGTGTCGTCGCTGGTACAGGACTGGGTGGTCGACAAGCTGGCCCGGTCGCCCGGCTTCGAGGGCCGCCCGGATCGGGCCGAGGTCGGGGCCGCGCTGGAGCGGATCGCGCGGCGAGCGTTGATCGATCCCGACGATGCGGGGGAGTCCGCGGAGTTCGCCAGCACCGCCCACGGGTGACCGCCACGACCGCCGAACCTGATGGCGGCGATCCGCGTCGACCGGCTCCGCCGCCCTAGCGATCGCCGCTAGTATCCCTAACCATGAGCCGAATCGGGAGTTTCGCCGCGGACGACGTGATGGGTTGGATGGTCAAATCGCCTGACCTGGCTGCAGGTATCGGTGGTTTCAGTGCCGCGGTCTACAACGCGGGCCGCCTGCCGATGCGTACCCGAGAGCTGGCCCGCATGGTCATCGCCTTCGACAACGAATGCACCGTCTGCGTCAACACGCGCGACGCAGATGGTCCGGCGGCCGGGGTCGGCGAGGACCTCTACGAGCACGCGGCAGAGTGGCGGACCTGGCCTGGTTACAGCCCGCAGGAACGGCTCGCCGCCGAGTTCGCCCACCGCTTCGCCACCGACCACATCAGCCTGCGCGACGACGAGGACTTCTGGTCGCGGTGCGCACCGCACTTCACCGACGAGCTGCTCGCCGACCTCGCGTTGTCGTGTGCCCTGTGGGTCGGTATGGGCCGAGTGTTGCGCACCCTGGACATCGGACAGGCCTGCTCGCTTACCCTGCCCAGCCGCGCTTGACCCGCACGGGACGGCCGCGCCGGGTCGGATGGGCGTTGGTCGGGGCGGCCGCAGTTGCAGCTGGGGCTGGGGCCGCTGGATTCGCCGCGCGCCGATTCGCAGGCCCTCGGAAACGCAAGCCGAGTGCATCGCCGCTGAGCCCGGAGTGGACCGCCGGGCCGGCCCGTTACGGCGTCGGGGTACGGCGCAACGTCGCCGTGGAGATGAGCGACGGTGTTGTGCTGCGCGCCGACGTGCATTACCCCACGGTCGCCGAGACCGGTGCGCCCGCCGACGGGCCGTTTCCCGTGCTGTTGGCGCTGACGCCCTACGGCAAACTGGCGCCGCCCCCGGCCGCGCAGATCGGCGGCGGTCCGACCCCGCGGCTGATCAAGCGCGGCTACATCGAGGTGATGGTCGATGTTCGCGGTACCGGGGCATCCGGTGGTTCCTTCGCGATGTTGAGCGCCGACCAAGCCCGAGACGGCGCCGAGTTGGTCACCTGGGCGTCGACGCTGCCGAATTCCAATGGCCGCGTAGGCATGTTCGGAATCTCCTATCTGGCGATCAACCAATTGTTCACCGCCGCGGCGGTGGGCCCCGATTCGCCGCTGAAGGCCGTCTTTCCGGTCATGGCCGCCAACGACTTCTACCGCGACGTCGCAACCATGGGCGGCGTTCTGCACCTGCCTGCCGTCCGCGGCTACGGTGCGATCTACTCGCTGCTGAACCTGATCAACCCGGCGTTGGAGTTCGTCACCCCCGGCGGACATGCCCGCCCCCGGGCGGGAGGACTCGCCGCGGTTCGCCAGCGTGGCAAAGACCAGCGCAGCTACTTCGGACCGTTGACCGCAGAAGCCCGCGGCGGCGGCGACGCCGCCTATGACGGTTCGGTGTGGGAGACCATGCGGCCCGACCGGGTGCTGTCGCAGATCGCCGCCAATAAGGTGGCCGTCTTTCTGGTCGGTGGCTGGCACGACGCCTTCCAGCGGGGAGCGCCGCTGAACTACGCGGCGTTGCAGAATGCCGCGACCGGCCGACCCGCGAGCGACCCGATGCAACCGGGGCAACCCCTGACGGACCGGATCAGGCTCCTGATGGGCCCCTGGTATCACGTCTCGGACTTCGGTGGTCTGCGTATGCAGGATCTGCAGATGCGCTGGTTCGACTACTGGCTGAAAGACGATGAGACCGCGGCCATCTCCGGCCCACCGCTTGCGTTCCAGCCGATCGGCGACCACCGTTGGTACCACACCCGCGAGTACCCGATCCCCGAAGCGACGCCGACCCGGCTGTACTTGGCACCGTCAGGGCTGTTGAGCGCCGACCCCCCCGCCAGGCCGAGCCTGGCAGCCTTGCCCTACCGCTCGCGCGGCCCGGTATCCGGGCGCAGCCTGGAGCAGTGGTCATTGGGGCTGAACAGCTACGCGACCACGGCTGCCGGCGGCCGCACCCGACACGACCAGGACAACCGTCGGGCGCAACGCGGTGCGTTGACCTACACCACCGAGGCGTTCGACTCACCGACCATGCTCGCCGGCCCGATCACGCTGCACGTGCACGCGACGGCCGACACCACCGAGACATTGTGGGTCGCTCACCTGGACGACGTGACACCGGACGGGGTCAACCGCCCGCTGACCATGGGGGCACTGCTCGGTTCGCACCGCGAGCTGGACCCCGACCGCACCTGGTATCTGCCGGACGGCACCGTGCTGCGCCCGCATCACATCAGCACTCGAGCCGCGGTGCGCCCGGTGGAGCCCGGCGAGCTGACCCGCTACGACATCGAGATCTTCCCCACCGCGGCACTGATGGCGCCGGGGCACCGTCTGCGACTGACGTTGACCACCTACGACTTCCCGCACTTGGTGCCGAACGCGTCGGCACGGGAGGCATTGGCGGGAGGTCTCTACCACGTCAACCAGGGTGGACCCACCCCGTCGTTCCTGTTGGTGCCGTTGGCTGACCCGGACAGCCTGAACTGATCGACTAGGCCTGTTCTGCGACGTCGCGGATTCGTTCCAGGGTTCGGCGCATATCCCGAATATTGTTGCGCTGCCGCAAGAATCCGCCGAATAACCAGTAATACACCTTGGTCAGGAACGATTCGGTCAGCCGGAAAGATTCGGTGACGTCCGTACCGTCTGCGGTGGGTGTGAGCGCGTAGCGCCAGTGGTTCACCGCACGATCACCGGCCAGCACCTCAAAACCGAACACTCGATTCGGCTCGCATTCGGTGACCCGACAGGTGGTCCAGTACACCGGCCCGATTCCGTTGCGCCGGACATGCCCACGAAACCGAGCGCCCACCGCTGGACCGTCGGCTCCATCGAGCCATTCGGCCTCGAAGGTCTCCGGCGAGAATTTCCCGATGTTGCGGACGTCGGCCACCAGATCCCAGATCCGCTCGGCCGGAGCCGCCATATGGACTGTCGCAGAACCCTGCATGCCGGCAATCCAATCACGTTCGCGACAGCAGGGTAACCCCCTCGTGGCAAAAGTGACTGGCCCCACCCGGAAGGGGATGGGGCCAGCTACTAGAACCGAACTGCTCGGGTCAGGCGATCAGCTTCCGCCGCCGCTGGCGCCGAGGTGGCTCTGCAGGTCGGGCTTCATGGCCTGCAGCTGCTGGCCCCAGTACTCCCAGCTGTGGGTGCCGTAGTCGGGGAAGTTGAAGATCGCGTTGTTGCCACCGGCCGCGGTGTAGAGATCCTGGAACTTCTTGTTCTGGCCGATCATGAAGTTGCCTTCAAGGAACGTCGCGGGGATGTTGTCGCCGCCCAGTTCGTTGGGGCGACCGTTACCGCAGTAGACCCACAGGCGGGTGTTGTTGGCCACCAGCTTGTCGACGTTGATGGTCGGGTCGTTGCGCAACCATGCCGGGTCACTGTCGGGACCCCACATGTCTTCCTTCTTGTAACCGCCGGCGTCACCCATGGCCAACCCGATCCAGCTCTTGCCGTCGGAGGGGTTGATGTAGCCGGACAGGGAACCGGCGTAGGTGAACTGGTTGGGGTGGTAGATCGCCAGCGTCAGAGCCGAGGCGCCGGCCATCGACAGGCCGACCGCGGCGTTGCGGCTCTGGCTCACGCCGTACTCCGACGCCAGGTAGGCCGGCAGCTCGCTGGTCAGGAAGGTCTCCCACTTGTAGGTGGAGCAGCCCGCCTTGCCGCAGGCCGGCTTGTACCAGTCGCTGTAGAAGCTGGACTGGCCACCGACCGGCATGATCACCGAAATGCCCGACTGGTAGTACCACTCGAATGCCGGGGTGTTGATGTCCCAGCCGTTGTAGTCGTCCTGGGCACGCATGCCGTCGAGCAGGTACAGGCCCGGGGAGCCCGAGCCGCCAGGCTGGAACTGGACCTTGATGTCACGGCCCATACCTGCCGAAGGCACCTGCAGGTACTCGACCGGCAGACCCGGCCGGGAGAACGCGGATGCGGTCGCCTCGCCACCTGTCAGGCCGATCAGGCCCGGCAACGCTGCAGCAGCCACCGCGCCGACCAAAAGTCGGCGTGCCCAGCGCAATCCCTTGGTCACATCTGTCATTCCTGCCCCTTGTCGTCGTGCTGTGGAACGTTCAATCTCTCGATCGCGACGCCACGCGCCACCACTTCGGCATCGGCCCTCACACGCAGCAACGGCCGCGTTGGCGAACTTCAGCGGCCGTCCGGGATCCGACTCGTCCCATAGCATACCCGATTTTCGCCCGAGACCCGGTTAGGACAAGCGTGACGACACGCGTAGGCTCGCCACCGGTAAGCCGACAGAACCACACTGTCCTTGTGCGGTCCCCCCGCAGTTCTGGTGCCCTGCCGTCCCGTCTACGGGTGCGGCGAGATACCCGAGCTGAGGTGGTGAAATCGCAGGTCAGGACGATTGGGGCACGCGATTTTGGACACCGTACTAGGGCTCGCGATCACACCGTCGACCATCGGCTGGGTGATCGCCGATTCCGGGGGTCCCGGCTGCCCGACAATTGACGGTGAAGAAGTGCGTGTCGCCGACGGACCCGCCGGACCCGCCGGATCCGACGCGACCGCGTTGGCGGAGCAGGCCGGCGCGGTTGCCGCCCAGGTATGCAGCATGCTGGCCACTCGTGGCGAGCGACTGCATGGGGTTGCTGTGACCTGGAGCGATGATGCCGCAGTCGGCGTGGCTCTGCTGTTGGAG is a window encoding:
- a CDS encoding (2Fe-2S)-binding protein, with translation MYVCLCVGATNQMVSDAVAAGACTSKEVAAMCGAGGDCGRCRCTVRDIIEATLAARPTVDSDALHRLALDISPVGSH
- a CDS encoding fatty-acid--CoA ligase is translated as MRLASPGNRVGISGGGFSQGNDPHSLVLALDYRVDDVDRTWSLIEHDHSPLRGLGARHAVLYTSESEPNRVLVTIGLRHRASVKELLRSPAVFEWFDRSGVNDLPAIFAGEVREKINLAQSDSEQGGTEVIVGAVATVADPAELMAKVHVGLDRFAAAGVRKVWVYQAVDDGHEVMTLLEFDSAASAQRFNDHPDSAAEWMAGNGSGGYPRPFVGKFAAAIDLMAPAGDGR
- the bfr gene encoding bacterioferritin, yielding MQGDPEVLKLLNDQLTSELTAINQYFLHAKMQDNWGFTELAGHTREESMEEMRHAEAVTDRILMLGGLPNYQRIGSLRIGQTLREQFESDLALEIDVLNRLRPGIVMCRDKQDSTTAKILETILVDEESHIDHLETQLELMDKLGDALYSAQCVARPPS
- a CDS encoding MDR family MFS transporter gives rise to the protein MTETPVADDVRPAPVSPHRRNLIFLAIVFGLLMAALDQTIVATALPTIVSDLGNAGHQSWVVTSYLLMSTIATILAGKLGDLFGRKRVFQTAVVCFVAGSVLCGMATSMGMLVGSRALQGLGGGAITVTAAALIGQVIPLRDRGRYQGMLGAVFGVTTVIGPLLGGYVTDYLTWRWAFWINLPISVVVLVVAGVAIPALAGHAKPVIDYAGIVLIGAGATGLTLATSWGGTRYAWGSAVIIGLFVGSAAALAVFVWVESRAAAPILPTRLFADPVFAVCCVLAFVVGFAMLGALTFLPTFMQYVDGVSAITSGLRTLPMVVGMLVTSTGSGALVGRTGRYKIFPVVGTALMTIAFALMSQMDAATPALVQSVYLLILGAGIGLSMQVLVLVVQNTSSFADLGVATSGVTFFRTIGSSFGAAVFGSLFVNFLAHRLGPALRSAGLAAGAADSPEAVRRLSPQQAEPIVAAYADALGQVFLCAAPVALLGFVLALFLREVPLKELHDNAVDLGDGFGMPTTASSDELLEKAVGRLLHNEPGMRLRSIALRPDCQLDVAGLWTVLRIYRYTQVFRTARLSDIGTRLRVPYEILEPTVDRLVEQGYALRDGDHLGLTRAGLRQVGFVSSLVQDWVVDKLARSPGFEGRPDRAEVGAALERIARRALIDPDDAGESAEFASTAHG
- a CDS encoding carboxymuconolactone decarboxylase family protein, which codes for MSRIGSFAADDVMGWMVKSPDLAAGIGGFSAAVYNAGRLPMRTRELARMVIAFDNECTVCVNTRDADGPAAGVGEDLYEHAAEWRTWPGYSPQERLAAEFAHRFATDHISLRDDEDFWSRCAPHFTDELLADLALSCALWVGMGRVLRTLDIGQACSLTLPSRA
- a CDS encoding CocE/NonD family hydrolase; translation: MSDGVVLRADVHYPTVAETGAPADGPFPVLLALTPYGKLAPPPAAQIGGGPTPRLIKRGYIEVMVDVRGTGASGGSFAMLSADQARDGAELVTWASTLPNSNGRVGMFGISYLAINQLFTAAAVGPDSPLKAVFPVMAANDFYRDVATMGGVLHLPAVRGYGAIYSLLNLINPALEFVTPGGHARPRAGGLAAVRQRGKDQRSYFGPLTAEARGGGDAAYDGSVWETMRPDRVLSQIAANKVAVFLVGGWHDAFQRGAPLNYAALQNAATGRPASDPMQPGQPLTDRIRLLMGPWYHVSDFGGLRMQDLQMRWFDYWLKDDETAAISGPPLAFQPIGDHRWYHTREYPIPEATPTRLYLAPSGLLSADPPARPSLAALPYRSRGPVSGRSLEQWSLGLNSYATTAAGGRTRHDQDNRRAQRGALTYTTEAFDSPTMLAGPITLHVHATADTTETLWVAHLDDVTPDGVNRPLTMGALLGSHRELDPDRTWYLPDGTVLRPHHISTRAAVRPVEPGELTRYDIEIFPTAALMAPGHRLRLTLTTYDFPHLVPNASAREALAGGLYHVNQGGPTPSFLLVPLADPDSLN
- a CDS encoding SRPBCC family protein → MQGSATVHMAAPAERIWDLVADVRNIGKFSPETFEAEWLDGADGPAVGARFRGHVRRNGIGPVYWTTCRVTECEPNRVFGFEVLAGDRAVNHWRYALTPTADGTDVTESFRLTESFLTKVYYWLFGGFLRQRNNIRDMRRTLERIRDVAEQA
- a CDS encoding esterase family protein is translated as MTDVTKGLRWARRLLVGAVAAAALPGLIGLTGGEATASAFSRPGLPVEYLQVPSAGMGRDIKVQFQPGGSGSPGLYLLDGMRAQDDYNGWDINTPAFEWYYQSGISVIMPVGGQSSFYSDWYKPACGKAGCSTYKWETFLTSELPAYLASEYGVSQSRNAAVGLSMAGASALTLAIYHPNQFTYAGSLSGYINPSDGKSWIGLAMGDAGGYKKEDMWGPDSDPAWLRNDPTINVDKLVANNTRLWVYCGNGRPNELGGDNIPATFLEGNFMIGQNKKFQDLYTAAGGNNAIFNFPDYGTHSWEYWGQQLQAMKPDLQSHLGASGGGS